The Peribacillus sp. FSL E2-0218 genome contains a region encoding:
- the hpaB gene encoding 4-hydroxyphenylacetate 3-monooxygenase, oxygenase component: MAAINGNQYIDRIDRLKATVWIDGDLVTGKISEHPAFKGVMKSQGKLYDFQLEDRVKQKMTYLSPLTGKPVGMSYLQPKTIDDLVNRRTMIQDWAKLNNGMMGRSPDYMNTVIMAFASSVGLLAGKANCYPEHITNFYEYARENDLSITHTFIDPQVNRAHYHFENAEEPIAAKIVERNAEGIVINGAKVLATQGGITDEILVLSAAGFGGKDQGFSFSIPSNSKGLKFICRDSFVGGESAFDHPLSSRFEEMDTIVVFDHVLVPWDRVFYFDNREISNTFMNSSSFSAFTMHQVVARRIVKTEFILGIVQSIVETINIGAYQHVQEKATEIIVALETMKALLFKAEMEAQVDEWGYMRPDQLTLQIACNLFPKIYPRFTEIIQLLGASGLMTTPTENAFRSGIRKDLDRYLQGASKNAEDRTKLFRLAWDMCMSSFGTRETLYERFFFGDPIRLASQLYSSYDSTPYVKRVESILSSTDRLADD; encoded by the coding sequence ATGGCAGCTATTAACGGAAATCAGTATATTGATCGGATTGACCGGCTAAAAGCGACTGTATGGATCGATGGAGATCTTGTGACGGGAAAGATTTCGGAGCATCCTGCATTTAAGGGTGTCATGAAAAGCCAAGGAAAATTATATGATTTCCAGCTTGAAGACCGAGTCAAACAAAAAATGACTTATCTATCCCCCTTAACGGGAAAACCGGTGGGAATGTCCTACTTACAGCCAAAGACAATCGATGATCTAGTCAACAGGCGCACCATGATTCAAGATTGGGCGAAGCTGAACAATGGGATGATGGGCAGAAGTCCGGATTATATGAATACGGTCATCATGGCATTTGCTTCTTCTGTAGGCTTATTGGCAGGCAAAGCGAATTGTTATCCAGAACATATAACGAATTTCTATGAATATGCACGCGAAAATGATTTATCGATCACTCATACTTTTATTGATCCGCAGGTAAACCGGGCCCACTATCATTTTGAAAATGCGGAGGAGCCGATTGCAGCAAAAATCGTCGAAAGAAATGCTGAGGGAATCGTGATCAACGGTGCGAAGGTATTGGCGACACAGGGCGGGATAACGGATGAAATATTAGTATTGTCAGCAGCAGGATTCGGGGGGAAGGATCAAGGTTTTTCATTCAGCATTCCCAGCAACAGCAAGGGCTTGAAATTCATCTGCAGGGATTCCTTTGTTGGCGGGGAATCTGCATTCGATCATCCTTTGAGTTCGAGATTTGAAGAAATGGATACGATTGTTGTTTTTGACCATGTATTGGTCCCCTGGGATCGGGTATTTTATTTTGATAATCGTGAAATCTCCAATACCTTCATGAATTCCAGTTCATTTTCCGCTTTCACCATGCATCAGGTTGTAGCCAGACGGATCGTTAAAACTGAATTCATTCTAGGCATTGTGCAATCCATCGTCGAGACGATAAATATTGGCGCCTATCAGCATGTCCAAGAAAAAGCGACCGAAATCATCGTTGCCCTGGAGACGATGAAAGCCTTGCTGTTTAAAGCGGAAATGGAAGCGCAAGTAGATGAATGGGGTTACATGAGGCCAGATCAATTAACGCTTCAAATTGCCTGTAATTTGTTTCCCAAAATTTATCCAAGGTTTACGGAAATCATTCAATTGCTAGGTGCAAGCGGGTTAATGACGACCCCAACAGAAAATGCGTTCCGATCCGGGATCAGAAAAGATTTAGATCGATATTTGCAAGGCGCATCCAAAAATGCAGAAGATCGCACTAAGCTTTTTCGTTTGGCATGGGATATGTGCATGAGTTCATTTGGTACAAGAGAAACGTTATACGAACGGTTTTTCTTTGGTGATCCAATCAGGCTTGCAAGCCAATTGTATTCTTCCTATGATTCTACACCCTATGTAAAACGCGTGGAATCCATTTTGTCGTCCACTGACCGCTTAGCCGATGATTGA
- a CDS encoding SDR family oxidoreductase, producing the protein MNIYEQQKNGQPGQTQPRQPGIESKMDPLPIQPKDYKGSDKLKDRVALITGGDSGIGRAVAMAYAKEGAHVVVNYLDEHSDAEETKQLIEAEGVRCLLLPGDVSEEATCKELIKKTVDEFGKLDILVNNAAVQYPTENIEDITDEQWDKTFRTNIYSVFYMSKHAVPHMKQGNSVINTTSINPYRGHATLMDYTATKGAIVGFTRSLAQNVAKKGIRVNMVAPGPIWTPLIPATFDEQSVAEFGTEAPLGRPGQPADHAGAYVLLASDEGAYITGQCIHINGGITMSS; encoded by the coding sequence TTGAATATATATGAACAGCAAAAAAATGGACAGCCCGGACAAACACAGCCAAGGCAGCCCGGCATCGAATCAAAGATGGATCCACTGCCGATTCAGCCGAAAGATTACAAAGGAAGCGATAAACTGAAGGACCGCGTCGCACTGATTACTGGCGGCGATAGCGGCATCGGGCGTGCGGTTGCGATGGCGTATGCAAAAGAAGGGGCCCATGTCGTGGTGAATTATTTGGATGAGCACAGTGATGCAGAGGAAACGAAGCAGCTGATTGAAGCGGAAGGCGTTCGCTGCCTCTTGCTGCCAGGAGATGTATCGGAGGAAGCGACCTGCAAGGAATTGATCAAAAAAACAGTCGACGAATTCGGCAAGCTGGATATCCTTGTCAATAACGCTGCGGTGCAATACCCGACGGAAAATATTGAGGATATCACGGACGAGCAATGGGACAAGACGTTCCGCACCAATATATATTCCGTATTCTACATGAGCAAGCATGCCGTCCCGCATATGAAGCAAGGTAATTCCGTCATTAACACGACCTCCATCAACCCGTACAGAGGACACGCTACATTGATGGATTATACGGCGACAAAAGGGGCAATCGTCGGCTTCACACGCAGTCTTGCCCAGAATGTGGCAAAGAAAGGGATCCGCGTCAATATGGTGGCCCCAGGCCCAATCTGGACTCCGCTCATACCGGCGACGTTCGACGAACAAAGCGTAGCGGAATTTGGCACGGAGGCACCGCTTGGCCGCCCTGGGCAGCCGGCAGATCACGCCGGGGCCTATGTACTGCTCGCATCTGATGAAGGAGCTTATATAACAGGACAGTGCATCCATATCAACGGCGGCATCACGATGTCTTCTTAA